A genomic region of Silurus meridionalis isolate SWU-2019-XX chromosome 7, ASM1480568v1, whole genome shotgun sequence contains the following coding sequences:
- the cdk5r1b gene encoding cyclin-dependent kinase 5 activator 1b produces the protein MGTVLSLSPSYRKAALFEDGPATVGPYTAVQNSKNAKDKNLKRHSLINVLPWKRIVAVSTKKKGSKKVQPNTTYQNNVTHLNNENLKKSQSCANLSTFTQEQSSPSNQGSKSSNNVVSSVKKAPLSNSSVAPGTPKRVIVQASTSELLRCLGEFLCRRCYRLKHLSPTDPVLWLRSVDRSLLLQGWQDQGFITPANVVFVYMLCRDVVSSELATEHELQAVLLTCLYLSYSYMGNEISYPLKPFLVESSKETFWDRCLSIINLMSAKMLQINSDPHYFTQVFADLKNESQKEEERSRLLIGLDR, from the coding sequence ATGGGAACCGTCCTGTCGCTCTCCCCCAGCTACCGGAAGGCTGCCCTGTTTGAGGACGGTCCAGCCACAGTGGGCCCCTACACGGCCGTTCAAAACAGCAAGAACGCCAAAGACAAGAATTTGAAGCGTCACTCGCTTATTAACGTGTTACCTTGGAAGCGGATAGTAGCTGTTTCTACTAAGAAAAAGGGTTCTAAGAAGGTGCAGCCCAATACCACATACCAGAACAACGTCACCCATCTGAACAATGAAAACCTAAAGAAGTCACAATCCTGTGCTAACCTTTCCACATTCACCCAGGAGCAGTCAAGCCCATCTAACCAAGGCTCCAAAAGCTCTAACAATGTGGTCTCATCTGTCAAGAAAGCACCCTTGTCCAACTCTAGTGTGGCTCCTGGTACACCCAAGAGGGTGATTGTTCAGGCCTCGACCAGTGAGCTGCTGCGCTGCCTTGGTGAATTCCTGTGTCGGAGGTGTTACCGCCTCAAGCATCTTTCTCCTACTGACCCAGTGTTATGGCTGCGCAGTGTGGACCGTTCCCTGCTGCTGCAAGGCTGGCAGGACCAAGGTTTCATCACCCCAGCTAACGTCGTCTTTGTTTACATGCTCTGTCGAGATGTGGTCTCTTCAGAACTAGCCACAGAACACGAGCTGCAGGCGGTGCTTCTTACCTGCCTCTACTTGTCCTACTCCTACATGGGCAATGAAATCTCCTATCCTCTCAAGCCATTCCTGGTGGAAAGCTCAAAGGAGACCTTCTGGGACCGCTGCCTGTCTATTATCAACCTGATGAGTGCCAAGATGCTGCAGATCAACTCAGACCCACACTACTTTACCCAGGTGTTTGCAGACCTCAAGAACGAGAGCCAgaaggaagaggagaggagTCGTTTACTCATCGGGCTAGACCGGTGA